In Turicibacter sanguinis, a genomic segment contains:
- a CDS encoding voltage-gated chloride channel family protein produces MDLLQEYVKDIASVARHFLKWFLLAIVSGTLVGIFISFFLNSLQYVTNLREHRPWLLYLLPFGGAFVSYLYLKFGKDSAKGNNLIIERINEGVGEIPFRMAPLVFLGTVVTHLFGGSAGREGTGVQIGASICSKLSHFLHLNKEDATILIISGVSSGFGVVFGTPIAGTIFGLEVSTIGKMRYESIIPCLLSSYIGTYVSTLFNVSHSHYEMETLSSQNPFLFYKVMACSILFGLMSKLFAELTHYLKKIFSDKLKKSYVKSFVGGLIIIGLMLMIRNRMYLGLSLPLLKEAFESPVVGYAFLIKLLLTSITLATGFQGGEVTPLFVVGATFGNFLAPLFNLPLSFVAGLGMIGVFCGGTKTPLASFAMGLELFGGGNLKYLFITCVISYVFAGKSGIYTSQKVQSDR; encoded by the coding sequence ATGGATTTATTACAAGAGTACGTTAAAGACATTGCAAGTGTTGCAAGACATTTTTTGAAATGGTTCTTATTAGCTATTGTTTCGGGCACCCTTGTTGGAATTTTTATTTCGTTTTTCTTAAATAGTTTACAGTATGTTACAAACTTACGTGAACACCGACCATGGCTTCTTTATTTACTACCATTTGGCGGAGCCTTCGTTAGTTATTTATATTTAAAATTTGGTAAGGATTCTGCTAAAGGGAATAATTTAATTATCGAACGAATCAACGAAGGAGTGGGAGAGATTCCTTTTAGAATGGCCCCCCTTGTTTTTTTAGGAACCGTTGTGACTCATTTATTTGGGGGATCTGCCGGAAGAGAAGGAACAGGCGTTCAAATTGGTGCCAGTATTTGTTCAAAACTTAGTCATTTCCTTCATTTAAACAAAGAAGATGCCACTATTTTGATTATTAGCGGCGTCAGTAGTGGATTTGGTGTTGTCTTTGGAACGCCAATAGCCGGAACGATATTCGGTCTTGAAGTGAGTACCATTGGAAAAATGAGATATGAATCCATTATTCCTTGCTTGTTATCGAGCTATATCGGAACCTATGTTTCAACTCTATTTAACGTGAGTCATAGTCATTACGAAATGGAAACTTTATCATCACAGAATCCTTTTTTATTTTATAAAGTTATGGCGTGTTCAATCTTATTTGGATTAATGAGCAAATTATTTGCTGAGTTAACGCATTATTTAAAAAAGATATTTTCTGATAAACTTAAAAAGAGTTATGTCAAAAGTTTCGTTGGTGGATTAATCATCATTGGATTAATGTTAATGATACGAAATCGAATGTATTTAGGATTAAGTTTACCTTTATTAAAAGAAGCATTTGAATCACCAGTTGTGGGGTATGCATTTTTGATTAAATTATTGTTAACATCTATTACTCTTGCAACCGGATTTCAAGGTGGAGAAGTGACGCCGCTGTTTGTTGTAGGAGCAACATTTGGCAACTTTTTAGCTCCCTTATTTAATTTGCCACTGTCCTTTGTAGCGGGACTTGGAATGATTGGTGTATTTTGTGGTGGAACCAAAACTCCCCTCGCTTCCTTTGCGATGGGGCTTGAATTATTCGGGGGAGGTAATCTTAAATACCTTTTTATTACATGTGTCATTAGTTATGTATTTGCGGGGAAAAGTGGAATTTATACCTCGCAAAAAGTTCAATCAGATAGATGA
- a CDS encoding AAA family ATPase, translated as MKERFINHIKIDWSQIGEDSYVRHIKALNQLNQLSFNHNITFFVGENGSGKSTLIEAIAVAYGFSAEGGTRNYNFSTYESHSELHKAISFTRGIKRPKNSYFLRAESFYNVASQAEEYRGNDPIEIYYDRYGGKSFHEQSHGESFLSLLQGALSADGIYILDEPEAALSPQRQLTLLIEIHRLAKRGAQFIIATHSPILLAIPEASILSFDHGTIEPCDYTETSVYQITEMFINNRDYFLNHLLSEDF; from the coding sequence ATGAAAGAGCGATTTATTAATCATATTAAGATTGACTGGAGTCAGATCGGTGAAGACAGTTATGTTAGACATATCAAAGCATTAAATCAACTTAATCAGCTATCCTTCAATCACAACATTACATTTTTTGTAGGAGAGAATGGTTCAGGAAAATCGACTTTAATCGAAGCGATTGCTGTTGCCTATGGATTTAGTGCAGAAGGTGGAACACGAAATTATAACTTCTCTACGTATGAATCACATTCTGAATTACATAAAGCTATTTCTTTTACTCGAGGCATTAAACGTCCGAAAAATAGTTATTTTCTTAGAGCTGAAAGTTTTTATAATGTGGCCAGTCAGGCTGAAGAATATCGTGGGAATGATCCAATCGAAATTTACTATGATAGATATGGTGGAAAGTCATTTCATGAACAATCACATGGTGAAAGTTTTCTTTCCCTTCTACAGGGGGCATTATCTGCAGATGGAATTTACATTTTAGATGAACCAGAAGCCGCACTTTCTCCTCAACGCCAACTCACCTTATTAATTGAAATACATCGTCTAGCAAAACGTGGTGCTCAATTTATTATTGCAACGCATTCACCCATTCTTTTGGCTATTCCAGAAGCAAGTATTTTATCATTTGATCATGGAACCATTGAACCCTGTGATTATACCGAAACATCAGTTTATCAAATCACTGAGATGTTTATTAATAATCGAGATTATTTCCTAAATCATTTGTTATCAGAAGACTTTTAA